The Chiloscyllium punctatum isolate Juve2018m chromosome 45, sChiPun1.3, whole genome shotgun sequence genome has a segment encoding these proteins:
- the LOC140467072 gene encoding protein SSUH2 homolog, protein MCTSNAKLSKAMDQVLEDGMQIVKWLFLTGVDLIALRIFRWSEDSQLEKKLTDSTSGETHDWTNIPAPRVIKTPDDYELQNPVRSVSPEILTEKEVRNTLMAWVRHKLHYKNELARKMEIKEIIPSIIFYYVLDTFIEQRALKFSCQQSPILGAALPPNKKLKAWEVQCFPVKYFQDETKYFHMPNSDKKGMCISCYGRGLVLCATCWGSGEITCQKASSSERGGMLSQCPVCTANNTTDCERCAAIGHIQCLRCGGMGKVWYFTNLKVEYVTQRRDKLIAEEDFPTSILQKDHGMVIYDRTSELVTPISTCTEEEVNLASQLLVQESHFSWPDSRILQQKHTLTAIPVNKVLFTWEDLSGRFWIYGTKRQIYFKNYPLKKSWWP, encoded by the exons atgtgcacttccAACGCCAAGCTAAGCAAAgcaatggaccaagtgctggaagaTGGGATGCAAATAGTtaagtggttgtttttgactggcgtGGATCTGATTGCTTTGAG GATATTCAGGTGGTCAGAGGACTCACAGCTTGAAAAGAAACTCACTGATTCAACCTCTGGAGAGACCCACGATTGGACCAACATTCCTGCTCCCAGAGTGATTAAAACACCCGATGACTATGAGTTACAAAACCCAGTGCGTTCTGTATCACCAGAGATCCTGACTGAGAAGGAAGTGAGAAATACTCTGATGGCCTGGGTGCGGCATAAACTCCACTACAAGAACGAATTGGCTCGGAAGATGGAGATTAAGGAGATCATACCGTCAATAATATTTTACTATGTTCTGGACACTTTTATTGAGCAAAGGGCTTTGAAGTTCTCCTGTCAGCAAAGTCCAATACTTGGAGCTGCACTCCCACCCAACAAGAAATTAAAAGCCTGGGAGGTACAGTgtttccctgtcaaatatttccaAGATGAGACCAAGTACTTTCACATGCCCAACAGTGACAAAAAAGGAATGTGTATCAGCTGTTACGGCCGAGGTCTTGTCCTGTGTGCAACGTGCTGGGGTTCTGGCGAAATCACCTGCCAGAAAGCCAGTTCGTCTGAGAGGGGTGGGATGTTGAGTCAGTGTCCAGTGTGCACAGCGAACAACACGACTGACTGTGAGAGATGTGCGGCTATTGGCCACATCCAGTGTCTCCGGTGTGGTGGCATGGGTAAGGTCTGGTACTTCACCAACCTGAAAGTGGAGTACGTGACCCAGCGCCGGGACAAGCTCATCGCTGAAGAGGACTTCCCCACCTCCATCTTGCAGAAGGACCACGGGATGGTTATATATGACCGGACCTCAGAGTTGGTCACTCCCATCAGCACCTGCACCGAGGAGGAAGTCAACTTGGCCTCACAGCTCCTGGTGCAGGAGTCCCACTTCAGCTGGCCTGACTCCCGCATTCTCCAACAGAAACATACTCTCACGGCTATCCCTGTCAATAAGGTGCTCTTCACCTGGGAGGATCTGAGCGGCCGCTTCTGGATCTACGGCACCAAGCGGCAAATTTATTTTAAGAATTATCCCCTGAAGAAATCTTGGTGGCCCTGA